ATCAGGGGGATAGGTGTCATTACACTTGAAACAATTCCGCTCATTTTGCAGGAGCCTAGCAGAATAACATAATTCTAAACTAAGAATAATAGCAAACAAAATTGAGCGCATAGGCACTGAGAATTTACAAGAAATATATTCATAAGTTTGAAATTTATAATTATTGTAGGAGAGAGGCTCTAGTGAGGATTTTAAAATGAGAACTTTCAAATCAACATTGGATGAATGGCCCCAATTTTAGTTGAAATATTAATTCTACAATACACATGTCATCCAACCATTGATTTTAAAATCCTCATCAAGTTCTCATTTTAAGGTCCTCATTCTACAACACCCATTTTTGTAGTTTAATAACTTCTTCGACcacaaaaattcagaaaatgaTCGTATGTTCCTATGGGAAGAGAGCTAAGATTCCAAAATGGTCGTATAGCTCAGATTTCACGTCCAATATATATACTAATAGAGTAAAAGATACGAAAGAATGTAACTCGAGGCTGGAGTATAGCACAGTATATATAGTCTTGTGACTAGTTTGGTGCCCATATGTGCaggccacatatatatataacttcaaTTCTATGGATAAGGTTGGGGCTCATGGTCTACCAAAACCACACAGCTAATTACAATTGGTTTATTTGATCATTTGAACCACAAATTAAGTACAAGGAGCAAATGTACATCAATCGTGCGATTCATAAGCTAGCTAGGCATAGATACCGTTCCTAATCAAGCACATACAAAGCCTTCGGGCACCTTTCCCCCACAAGCATTAACAAGCAAGCTAATAGCAACAGGCACTTTGAGCTTGACAATTCCCAGTACATTGGCCTTAATAGCAGTACACAGACAAAATGCAGCTTCAAGATCCGCCAGACCCTTTATCAGGGTGCAACATTCCTCGCTGGGTTTCGTCCCGACGACCTCAGTCACCAATCCTAACCAACTCCCACAGACCCCGAACTTGAGGGTGTCTCTGGGACACTTGGCTTGCTTCTTTGGAATAGAGGGAGGAGAGGAAGGATTTGTAGGAGGACATGGAACGTCGTGAGAGGATACCAGAGAGAAAAATATGATGTCAAGGAGAATGATAAGAGCAACTGCCGTGGAACCCCTACAAGCCATCTTTTTCTTTGTGCTGTTTTTACTTGACAAAATGCAAAATTGAAGGTAACATTTATAGAAATAGTGGAATAACGAAACTGAAAGGGTAGTGGCAATTGAGATATGATCTACTGATATTGAATTAGATATTTATTATGAAATGGGTGGTATCAGTAGCATATTTGCCGTTTTGCGGCTGACAGCGAGCAAAATCTTATCATAATAATTTGGTtcatccctttttcttttttttttgaacaaaagaGATAATATCATTGATTAACAAATTAAGTCAAAACGACGTATACATCAATTTCACAACTCAGACTATGTCTCAGAGATCCAAGTGAAACAAAGGACTTGACAAATACCGATCATTATGCCTAATaaactcgtttttttttttttcaaaatgagcctacaaaaagaacaaaaccaAGTAGAACCTAACTTTCAAAAACTAAGAATCAGGTTGTAGACCGTAGATAAACTCTAGACAGAGAGAGAAGCTCCCTTTTATCTCTAGAGTTTTCAACACTTCTTTTCACATTGAAAGTCCACCGTCAGCACGAATTTCACCACCCgccatcttcttcctcccttcTTCCCACCCTCACCCACAATTATCAGCCCCTTATACACCCTCTGTGGTGTTTTGTACTGATTATGTTGATATCTAGAGGGTCTAATTCCTCCTTGCTTGATTTCTTATCTTTTTCTTATCAATCTATCCCCAAAAAATTTTAGATCTGACATGATCCTCCATGATCTCTTTCACCCAACACCTCATATCATCTCTCTTCTACTTTATTAGATTACTTCCATGAAAGTTCCCATGACTGTCTTTCAAAAGTGAAAATCACTTACCTAGGTGAGTATGGGTGCTCACACATGCGTTTCTCAACCACCATTCTCTATTGTAACAATTCTTTGCTTTTAGCTTATATCGTTCTCCAGTGGCCTCGGCTCTTCACGGATGGTGCATCTCTGGTGGAGAAGAGAAAAGTGGTTCAAGGTGTACGTGGTTTTAGATTCTCCATCCCCTGTCTCAGATCTGCTTTTTGCCGTATTTTGGTTACGGAATTTCTCAGCAGCTTATGGCAGCTTGTGACGGCAAGAAGGTTTGCTTACACAAACCCACATCA
The sequence above is a segment of the Rosa rugosa unplaced genomic scaffold, drRosRugo1.1 SCAFFOLD_189, whole genome shotgun sequence genome. Coding sequences within it:
- the LOC133724169 gene encoding putative lipid-binding protein At4g00165, with the protein product MACRGSTAVALIILLDIIFFSLVSSHDVPCPPTNPSSPPSIPKKQAKCPRDTLKFGVCGSWLGLVTEVVGTKPSEECCTLIKGLADLEAAFCLCTAIKANVLGIVKLKVPVAISLLVNACGGKVPEGFVCA